In Nitrospirota bacterium, a single window of DNA contains:
- a CDS encoding DUF433 domain-containing protein has protein sequence MNLAVKQVKHPYITRDKKVRGGVPIIAGTGIRVLDIAIRYEVMGMSPEDIITALPHLNLSQVHDALSYYYEHKSDIDKEWKSAIKEADSMRKAYPSVLEKKIGKIKDIHR, from the coding sequence ATGAACCTAGCAGTGAAGCAGGTTAAACATCCTTATATTACAAGAGATAAAAAGGTTAGAGGTGGAGTACCGATCATTGCCGGCACAGGGATTCGAGTTCTGGACATAGCCATTAGATATGAAGTTATGGGGATGTCGCCTGAGGATATAATAACTGCACTTCCGCACCTAAACCTTTCACAGGTTCATGACGCTTTGTCATACTACTACGAGCACAAGTCAGATATTGATAAGGAATGGAAAAGTGCAATTAAAGAAGCAGATTCAATGAGAAAAGCTTATCCATCGGTTCTGGAGAAAAAGATTGGCAAAATTAAAGATATACACCGATGA
- a CDS encoding succinate dehydrogenase iron-sulfur subunit has product MKTFKVFRFDSDKDKKPYFDTFNVSVKRGTTVIEGLFYIQQNIDPSLAFRFSCRGAVCGSCAMHINGKYRLACETQVLDIKKNTITIQPLGHLSVIRDLFVDMDRFWQCYREVKPYLMAGSPPPEKERIQTPDERKRLDDMIDCILCGSCFSACTVTGTDEKYIGPAALLKANRFLKDSRDGVKGERLQIVDGLHGIWRCHTIMSCQEVCPKNLSPTEAIAEIKRTMVAKKFSGE; this is encoded by the coding sequence GTGAAAACCTTCAAGGTCTTCAGGTTTGATTCTGATAAAGATAAAAAACCATACTTTGATACCTTTAATGTCTCTGTCAAGCGGGGGACAACGGTTATCGAAGGGCTGTTTTATATACAGCAGAATATCGATCCTTCTCTTGCCTTCAGGTTTTCATGTAGAGGAGCAGTCTGTGGTTCGTGTGCCATGCATATTAATGGTAAATATCGCCTTGCCTGTGAGACACAGGTGCTTGATATAAAGAAGAATACTATAACCATCCAGCCACTTGGACACCTCTCTGTGATAAGAGACCTCTTTGTTGACATGGATAGGTTCTGGCAGTGCTACAGAGAAGTGAAGCCATACCTCATGGCTGGTTCTCCTCCACCTGAAAAGGAAAGGATACAAACCCCTGATGAACGAAAAAGGCTTGATGATATGATTGACTGTATACTGTGCGGTTCGTGTTTTAGTGCCTGCACTGTCACTGGGACAGATGAAAAATACATTGGTCCTGCAGCGCTATTGAAGGCAAATAGATTTCTCAAGGACAGCAGAGATGGGGTTAAGGGAGAAAGACTTCAGATAGTTGATGGACTACACGGGATCTGGCGATGTCATACGATTATGAGCTGTCAGGAGGTCTGCCCGAAAAACCTTAGTCCTACTGAGGCAATAGCAGAAATAAAGAGGACGATGGTTGCGAAAAAGTTCTCTGGCGAGTAA